Sequence from the Agrococcus sp. SL85 genome:
TCTTGCCGCCGAGCTCGAGCACCGTGGGGGTCAGGTGCTTCGCGGCGGCCGCGGCGACGATGCGGCCGACGGTGCCGTTGCCGGTGTAGAAGATGAGGTCCCAGCGCTCGGCGAGCAGCGCCGTCGTGACGTCGGCACCGCCCTCGACGACGCGCACCGCGCGTGGGTCGAGGTAGGCGGGCACGAGCTGCGCGAGGAGGCGCGAGGTCGCGGGCGCGACCTCGGAGGGCTTCAGCACCGCGGCGTCGCCCGCGGCGAGCGCGCCGATGAGGGGCGCGAGCGAGAGCTGCAGCGGGTAGTTCCAGGGCGCGATGACGAGCGCGGCGCCGAGCGGCTCCGGCACGGTGCGCGCCGCGGCCGGCTGCAGCGCGAGCGGCGCGGGCACGGGCGTCGGCGCCATCCAGCGGCGCAGCGAGCGCCGCGCGCGGCGCGCCTCGGCGACGGTGTAGCCGATCTCGGTCATGTGCGCCTCGAGGTCGCCCTTGCCGAGGTCGTCGGCGAGCGCGCGCTCC
This genomic interval carries:
- a CDS encoding aldehyde dehydrogenase family protein is translated as MSDRTPAPAAASPTASSPESLAGIAAEMREAVLDGTTRSRAWRAEQLEGVARMLLQNVSLWERALADDLGKGDLEAHMTEIGYTVAEARRARRSLRRWMAPTPVPAPLALQPAAARTVPEPLGAALVIAPWNYPLQLSLAPLIGALAAGDAAVLKPSEVAPATSRLLAQLVPAYLDPRAVRVVEGGADVTTALLAERWDLIFYTGNGTVGRIVAAAAAKHLTPTVLELGGKSPVYVHRSADIAAAARRIAWGKWLNAGQTCVAPDHVLVDREVADELVEELRRATAEQLREPRDSPTSAASSRSATPSACRGCSRAAPP